The Sesamum indicum cultivar Zhongzhi No. 13 linkage group LG6, S_indicum_v1.0, whole genome shotgun sequence genome has a segment encoding these proteins:
- the LOC105164336 gene encoding zinc finger protein ZAT1, with product MAGMECKLCSKRFSNGKALGGHMRSHYAALPLPPKTPQRQEEEPSDPPTESTSSFFSCDEREGDERERESSAEKSSLSFGLREDPKKRLRLVDPEFFETESRFKRAKGVDDGEPLMEEDVALCLVMLSRDVWRISEDSRTSEKVYKCERCDKVFKSSQGLGSHRASHFKKIKSSFDGFSDTDQFFRKPKEIVVKEQVHECPLCGKIFRSAQALGGHKRSHLLASKFVGTNVSDKLEDDASIDLNLPAAAAAAIEDEDEDPEEFVSEERCFGF from the coding sequence ATGGCGGGCATGGAGTGCAAGCTTTGTTCCAAGAGATTCTCCAATGGCAAGGCTTTGGGTGGTCACATGAGGTCCCATTACGCCGCATTGCCGCTCCCACCCAAGACACCCCAGAGACAAGAAGAGGAACCCAGTGATCCGCCCACCGAGTCGACTTCCTCGTTCTTCTCTTGTGATGAGCGAGAAggtgatgagagagaaagagaaagcaGCGCCGAGaaatcctctctctcttttggGTTGAGAGAGGATCCGAAGAAGCGGTTGCGGTTGGTAGATCCCGAGTTCTTCGAGACAGAGTCTAGATTCAAGAGGGCGAAGGGTGTGGATGACGGAGAGCCATTAATGGAAGAAGATGTTGCTTTGTGCCTGGTTATGCTTTCACGGGATGTGTGGAGAATTTCAGAGGATTCGAGAACGAGTGAGAAAGTCTACAAATGTGAGAGATGCGACAAGGTTTTCAAGTCATCTCAGGGGCTGGGCAGCCACAGGGCTAGtcattttaagaaaatcaaGAGTTCATTTGATGGGTTCTCCGACACCGATCAGTTCTTCAGAAAACCAAAGGAGATTGTGGTTAAAGAGCAAGTTCATGAGTGCCCATTATGCGGTAAAATCTTCAGGTCAGCTCAGGCTCTTGGAGGGCACAAGAGATCACATCTTCTGGCCTCAAAATTTGTGGGCACAAACGTTTCTGATAAGCTTGAAGATGACGCCTCCATAGATCTTAATCTGCCTgcggctgctgctgctgcaatCGAAGATGAGGATGAGGATCCTGAGGAGTTTGTTAGTGAAGAAAGATGTTTCGGTTTCTGA
- the LOC105164447 gene encoding zinc finger protein ZAT1, with product MGVEVVENGGKDKPEMSQVIRHYCKVCNRGFNCAGALGGHMRAHVIGDVSHHNNVIPPHGDEHLRGNNKHSYFLRAKTTRFVGYHQPSNDEDGELKKPSSFGRFGVEKERVLPMLSSQGSKSELFDHEYSASSEEEDLANCLVMLSNKSYALSSDNKEENKAKEVAEKGLFQCKACKKVFNSHQALGGHRASHKKVKGCFAAKSDGLNEEESSNNNNNNNNNVDEDSIQEDHESFTQTESDATRPMSPLSSSRKRPKMHECSVCRRVFSSGQALGGHKRCHWLTTSTDNAFIPNFQDFQYDHQSQRLYKKPMLTKPHHDHHDQDQDQDHDHDHNHQLDLNLNLPAPGDSDQNTSRFPASTRLYLKQLAASANHSCQQKIETTVVVEKGDKLRKLSDLRDVSLDGGWLQMGIASTTDIY from the coding sequence ATGGGTGTGGAAGTGGTGGAGAATGGAGGAAAGGACAAGCCAGAAATGAGTCAAGTGATAAGACACTATTGCAAGGTATGTAATAGGGGTTTTAATTGTGCAGGAGCATTAGGGGGCCACATGAGAGCCCATGTCATAGGGGATGTTAGTCATCATAATAATGTTATTCCTCCACATGGTGATGAACACTTGAGGGGCAACAACAAGCACTCGTATTTTCTTCGGGCGAAAACGACTCGTTTCGTGGGCTATCATCAGCCAAGTAACGATGAGGATGGGGAGTTGAAGAAACCGTCATCGTTTGGTAGATTTGGTGTGGAGAAGGAGAGGGTGTTGCCGATGTTGTCGTCTCAGGGATCCAAATCCGAGCTTTTTGATCATGAGTACTCGGCTTCAAGCGAGGAAGAAGATCTGGCTAATTGTCTGGTCATGTTGTCCAACAAATCTTATGCCTTGTCTAGTGATAATAAGGAGGAAAACAAGGCTAAAGAAGTGGCTGAAAAGGGCCTGTTCCAATGCAAAGCTTGTAAGAAAGTGTTCAACTCCCACCAGGCTTTGGGGGGGCATAGAGCGAGTCACAAGAAGGTTAAGGGTTGTTTTGCAGCCAAATCGGATGGCCTAAACGAAGAGGAAagcagcaacaacaacaacaataacaacaacaacgtCGATGAAGATTCGATCCAAGAAGATCATGAGTCGTTTACACAAACCGAGTCGGATGCAACCCGGCCAATGTCCCCTCTTTCCTCCTCACGTAAACGGCCTAAAATGCATGAGTGCTCCGTCTGTCGACGTGTTTTCTCATCCGGACAGGCCTTGGGCGGGCATAAGCGGTGCCATTGGCTCACCACTTCGACAGACAATGCTTTCATCCCAAATTTCCAAGATTTTCAATATGATCATCAGAGCCAGCGACTCTACAAGAAGCCCATGCTCACAAAACCTCACCATGATCATCATGATCAAGATCAAGATCAAGACCATGATCACGACCACAATCACCAACTCGATCTCAATCTCAACCTGCCTGCTCCAGGGGATTCCGATCAGAACACAAGTAGGTTTCCGGCATCAACAAGATTGTATCTGAAACAATTGGCAGCCAGTGCCAATCACAGCTGCCAGCAGAAAATCGAAACCACGGTAGTCGTAGAAAAAGGTGACAAGCTAAGAAAGCTGAGTGATCTAAGAGATGTGAGCTTGGATGGAGGGTGGTTGCAGATGGGGATTGCTTCAACCACTGACATATACTAA
- the LOC105164337 gene encoding WAT1-related protein At5g47470, translated as MKMVGWHSNKRDAIEDVVVIVGLVVVQFLYAGNSILLSHLLKLGFRSSFLIICSTFATSIVLSPLALFFERTQWPKRISYKLSVQLLLLSFGGVTLFQSLLMKGVSLTSPAMATAMPNLAPGLIFCMSWAFRLEKIELACRYSRAKIVGTLLCVFGAVVLSLMQSTVRDDELDVSFPSTHVFFDKQTMLGCVYLIASVVVFSSQVVLQAITLRDFPAPMSLCALTSIIGVLITVVVQRVEDQGWDPGPLTIQEMIAYSILAGSVSGMCVSFNSWAMNKRGPVIVSIFNPLATVISAIFSILTLGESFSIGSLAGMCLMFTGLYFVLWAKRKEGLLMSNDNINDLQTKYDMEKPLLS; from the exons ATGAAAATGGTAGGATGGCATTCAAATAAGAGGGACGCCATTGAAGATGTTGTTGTGATTGTGGGGTTGGTCGTCGTGCAATTTCTGTATGCTGGAAATTCAATTTTGCTGAGTCATCTCTTGAAATTGGGATTTCGATcatcttttcttattatttgctCTACTTTTGCCACATCTATTGTGCTCTCTCCTCTCGCCCTTTTCTTTGAAAG GACACAATGGCCTAAAAGAATCAGTTACAAGCTGTCTGTTCAGTTGCTTTTACTCTCCTTCGGAGG GGTGACTTTGTTTCAGTCTTTGTTGATGAAGGGAGTTAGTCTAACTTCCCCAGCAATGGCAACAGCTATGCCCAATCTTGCACCAGGACTCATATTTTGCATGTCCTGGGCCTTCAg GTTAGAGAAAATAGAGTTAGCATGCAGGTATAGTAGAGCCAAGATTGTGGGGACATTACTCTGTGTTTTTGGTGCTGTTGTGTTGAGTCTAATGCAAAGCACTGTCCGAGATGACGAGCTCGATGTCTCGTTTCCATCTACGCACGTATTCTTCGACAAGCAAACGATGCTCGGCTGCGTTTATCTGATTGCATCCGTTGTTGTTTTCTCAAGCCAAGTCGTTTTACAG GCTATAACTTTGCGTGATTTTCCTGCACCCATGTCATTGTGTGCGTTAACTTCAATAATAGGTGTGTTGATTACTGTGGTAGTTCAGAGGGTCGAAGATCAAGGATGGGACCCTGGACCCTTAACTATTCAAGAGATGATTGCCTATTCCATATTG GCGGGCAGTGTGAGCGGAATGTGCGTAAGTTTCAATTCATGGGCGATGAATAAAAGAGGGCCGGTCATAGTCTCCATATTCAACCCCCTCGCCACTGTCATTTCTGCTATCTTCTCCATTCTCACCTTGGGAGAATCCTTTTctataggaag TCTTGCAGGTATGTGCTTGATGTTCACAGGCCTATACTTTGTGCTTTGGGCTAAAAGAAAGGAAGGGCTTCTCATGAGCAACGACAACATCAACGACCTGCAAACTAAGTATGACATGGAGAAGCCTCTTCTGTCTTGA